The Ralstonia pickettii DTP0602 genome segment CAAAACTAGCACGACAGCGAGCACGGCAACCAGGACGCACGACGCCGATGTGCTGGTGCTCGGTGGCGGCCTGATGGGCACTACCACCGCTTTCTTCCTGCGCCAGCAGGGCCTCTCGGTGGTGCTGCTGGAGCGCGAGCTGGTCGGGCGCCAGGCCAGCGGCACCAACTTCGGCAATGTGCGCCGCCAGGGACGTGCGCTGCACCAGATGCCGCTGGCCAACCGGGCGCGCGCCGTCTGGGGCCGCGTGAAGGAACTGCTGGGCGAGGACCTCGAGTTCGTCCCGTACGGCCACCTGCGCGTGTGCTACACCGAACAGCAGGCCGCCGTGCTCGAGCAGCACGCGCGCGACGTGAAGCCGCTCGGGCTGGACCTGGAGCTCTTCAGCGCCGAGCAGTTGCGCCGGCGCTGGGGCATCTTTGCGCCCGGCGTGGTGGCAGGTTCGTACTCGCCGCAGGACGGCCATGCCAATCCGCGCCTGGCCGGACCCGCCTTCGCACGCGCCGCGCGTCGCGCCGGCGCACAGATCGTCGAGCACGCCGAGGTGATGCAGGTCGAGCGCGACGCCAATGGCTTTGTCGCGCACACCGCGGATGGCCGGCGCTTTCGTGCTCCGCAGATGCTGGTGGCGTGCGGCGCCTGGTCCAACCGTATGGCCGAACAGTTCGGCGAGGCCGTGCCGATGGACGCGCGCGGCCCGCAGATGGGCGTGACCGAGCCGCTGCCCTATGCCATCGGCCCCTCCATCGGCATTTCGTCGCCGATCGAGCATGAGGGCCTGTACTTCCGCCAGATCTCACGCGGCAACATCGTCTTCGGCGGCGGCCTCAAGGGGCCGGCCTACACCGACCGCATTCGCGCCTACGTGAAGCCCGACAACGTGCTGCGCCAGCTGCGCGAACTGCGCCGTTTCGTGCCGGCCTTCGAGCATGTGCAGCTGATTCGCGTGTGGAGCGGCATCGAAGGCTATACCGCCGACTGGCAGCCCGTGATGGGCCCCAGCGCCACGGTGCCCGGCCTGTACTACGCCTTCGGCTTCAATGGTGAAGGCTTTGCGATCAGCCCCGGCGTCGGCGAAACCATGGCGGAGCTGATCGCCACGGGGAGTACCTCGATTCCCCTGGAGCCTTATGCCATCTGGCGCTTTGCGCGTGCGCAGGTGCTGCTGGAAACGAACTGATCCGCGTGGCTTTGATCCGATGACGCGGGTGTGCGATGCGCGAGCGTGCGGTGCACGCTTGTTTGCTCCCCTCTCCCGCAGGCGCTTGCCTTTACCCACATC includes the following:
- a CDS encoding sarcosine oxidase subunit beta (K00303: soxB; sarcosine oxidase, subunit beta [EC:1.5.3.1]) — translated: MSGTKTSTTASTATRTHDADVLVLGGGLMGTTTAFFLRQQGLSVVLLERELVGRQASGTNFGNVRRQGRALHQMPLANRARAVWGRVKELLGEDLEFVPYGHLRVCYTEQQAAVLEQHARDVKPLGLDLELFSAEQLRRRWGIFAPGVVAGSYSPQDGHANPRLAGPAFARAARRAGAQIVEHAEVMQVERDANGFVAHTADGRRFRAPQMLVACGAWSNRMAEQFGEAVPMDARGPQMGVTEPLPYAIGPSIGISSPIEHEGLYFRQISRGNIVFGGGLKGPAYTDRIRAYVKPDNVLRQLRELRRFVPAFEHVQLIRVWSGIEGYTADWQPVMGPSATVPGLYYAFGFNGEGFAISPGVGETMAELIATGSTSIPLEPYAIWRFARAQVLLETN